DNA sequence from the Pseudoxanthomonas sp. genome:
CGATCAGGCGCACGCGGTTGGCTTCGCTGAACACCACGAACGCGAACTCGCCGCCCAGCCACAAGGTGCCCGCCAGCATCAGCGCGCCGCGCGGATCCAGCCGGCCCGGCCAGCGGCCCACGCCGAACAGCAGCGCGAACTTCACCGTCAGCAGGATCAGCACGCCGGCGGCGATCAGCTCGGGCTGTTGCGCCACCGCGTCCAGGTCGAGGTCCATGCCGACCGCGATGAAGAACAGACCCAACAGCAGTCCCTTAAACGGGTCGATCTGCGATTCCAGCTCGTGGCGGAACTCCGAGTCCGACAGCAGCACGCCGGCCAGGAAGGCGCCCAGGCCGGCGCTCAGGCCGGCCAGCTGCATGAACCAGGCGATGCCCAGCACCACCAGCAGCGCGGTGGCGGTGAACACCTCCGGCATGCGCGTGCGCGCGACGATGCGGAACAGCTGCCGCAGCACCAGCCGGCCACCGAGGATCACGATGGTGATGGCGCCGATCGCATGGAACACCATGGTCCAGGTCAGCGTCTCGTTCTTGGCGCCACCGAGCAGCGGGATGGCGGCGAGCAGCGGAATGGCCACCAGGTCCTGAAACAGCAGGATCGCGAAGCCGAGGCGCCCGTGCTCGCTGGTCAGCTCCTTGCGCTCGGACAGCAACTGCAGACTCACGGCGGTGGACGACAGCGCCAGACCCAGCCCGATCACCAGTGCGGTCTTCCAGTGGTGCTCGAACACCAGCGCGATGCCGCCCAGCAGCAGCGCACTCAACAGCACCTGCAGTCCGCCCGCGCCGAACACCGGCTTGCGCATCACCCGCAGCCGCGACGGCGACAGTTCCAGGCCGATCACGAACAGCATCATCACCACGCCGATCTCGGCCGCGTTGAGGATGCGGTCCGCATCCCGCACCAGCGCCAGGCCGTCCGGGCCCAGCACCACACCGGCCACCAGGTAGGCCAGCACCGCGCCCAGTCCAAAGCGCTTGAATACCGGCACCGCGATCACCGCGGCCAGCAGAAACACCAGCATCAACTCCAGACCACTACCGTGCATGCATCACCTCGCGGCGATAGTATGCGGGCGAGCGGGGCGAAGGTCGCGCGGGCGCGTCAGGTCATTCGCCGCTGGCGGTCACGCGGCACTGCAGGGTGACCGCCACGCTGGCGCGGCCGGCGAGGCGTGGCAGGGAGACGCCGCCAGGCGAGGCGAGCGCCGCCGCGGTCAGCGCCGCCGGCGCGGGGCACTGCGCATCGCCGCTGACCGAGCACACCGGTGCCGGCAGGCCGGCGTCGGTGCAGTCGAGTCCTGCCGACAGCGGGTCGCGCAGGATCGCGCCTTCCACCAACGAGCCGGCGGTCAGGTTGCTGGCGGTCAGGGTGAACGCCACCAGGCCGCCGCTCTCCACGCTCGCGGGCGTGGCCGCCTTGAGGATGGACAGGTCGACATCGCGCGCGTTGGCGAACGTGCAGGTGATGTCCGACTCGAAGCGCATGCGGTCGCCGGGAATCGTCAGCGCGCCTCCGGACAGCGTGCCGAAACTGCCCGTATTGCCGTTGCGGGCGGCGTTGGCGTCGGTGCATTGCGCGCCGGTCAGCCGCCACCCGGTCGGCACCGGTTCGCTCAGCGTCACCGGGCTCGTGCCCACGCCGGCCCCGGTGATGCCTGCCTGGTAATAGAAGCGGGGCGAGGCTTCGGCTGTGCCGATCGCCGTGGTCGTCACGGTGACGGTGCCAGGCGTGGCGCCGGGCCAGGTCGACAAGCCGCCGGTGGTGAAGCCGAAGCTCCCGGTACCGACGGTGGTGACCTTGGCGATGCGTACGCACGAGGGGATCGAGACCAGGCGGATGGCGATGAAGTCGCCACTCAATATGCCCGTGGCCGTCAGCGACACCGAACTGACCAGCGCCGTGCTGTCGCCGCGGAGGAAGACGGACTGCCTGAGCGTGGCGGGCGCGGCGAGGTCGCGCGGGGCCATGCTGACCTGTCCGGTCGCGGGGTTGTAGAGCGCGCGCGTGGCGGTTCCCAACGCATGCCCGACGAAATCCGACGGCGCGGCTCCGCCGGTCGTCTCCAAAGTGATCCGTGGGTCGTACGGAGGCAGTGTCGTGCTGGTGCCGTTACCAAGATCCTCGATCGCCAAGCCCAGCCGATGTGCGGGCATCGGAACGGAGAAGGTGATGACCAAGCGCGTGAGCGTGTTCGAGTTGGTCAACAGCCAGCGCGTCGCCGACGGTGGCGTGGGATAGGCACGCCCACCGTCGTCCACGAACGTCACCGTTCCGCTGGTAGTGGCATCGTAGGTCATGTTCGACAGCGTGGCGCTGGCGGTGACGCCGCCACCGGCCGGACCGAAGTCGAACGTGCCCGCGCCGCCATGCTGTTCCAGCCGGCAGGACGACGCCTGCGCCCACGCGTCGGTGGGTACCAGCAGGCTCGCGAAGGCGATCATGCACGCGGCGATGGCGGCTGCAGATACGTTGCGTGTTCGCATCACACGCTCCCCCCGTGCGGCAGGAAAATTCCGGTGTGCTGCGTTCTTCGCCATCTGTCAGGTTCCGTCCATCCCTTGTCGGGCCGGTGCATGCGCGTCCAGTCGTCTGCGCCGTCGTTATCGTACGGTGGATCGCGTGGTCAACAGAAGCTGTCACGAGCCGAAGATCGTATACGCCGCTGGCGTGAGGATCGATGTGGAAGCGCGATTACAGTAGTTCGCGCGCGGTGCGCACCGCGAGCGTGGCCGCTGCGCCGGCGAACAGGCGCGTCATCCATCGCGCCATGTATTCGTGAGGTCAGTACGAGATGGATCGGCACGTCATCGCATGAAAGCGCCGCATCGTCGTGCGTGTAGTTCTTCTACGAACATCGACGGATGTCGATCATCATGATCTGTCCTTCGCGCACTGCCGAACATCCGCCACCACGCGTGGTGATGATCACCCTTGCGTCATCTCATCCGATGGGAGTCGCGTACGGCCAGCCCAAATCCATCCGGTCCCGGCATCAAGACGCCGCCAATCAGGCGGGCATCGGTCGCACGCCGAGGTGCTGGAGCCACGGCCCGGAGATCGCCGCAGTCAACCGGGGCGCCGGTGGCGTGGCCCGGGCACGCCGTGCAGGCGTCACCGGGTGGGGATAGTATGCGGCGGCCGGCACGCTCCGCACCTGCAGGCACGCAGCGAGGACTGGAAGGGTGTTCCCGCCAGGAACGCCGTCATATCCGACGTACACGACTCAAGGAGAAGGCAATGCGCATGTGGATGGCTCTCGGGTTGCTGCTGGTGTCGACGTGGGTGCAGGCGGGCGGTGTGGGCGCCGTGCGCAAGCAGGTCGAAATGAGCATGCTGGTGAAGGGTGAGATCAGCGTGGACGCGTCGGGAAAGGTCGTCGACCTGCGCATCGACCGGCCGGAACAGCTGCCGGCGGGCGTGGTGTCCTTCGTGCAGGCGCAGGTGCCCACCTGGGCCTTCGAGCCGGTCACCGTCGACGGCAGCGCCGTGGGCGTGCGCAACCGCATGCGCCTGCTGGCGGTCGCCAAGAAGGACGACGCCGGCGGCTACGAACTGCGCCTGCAGGCGGTCAGCTTCCATCCGCTCGAACGGAATGCCGGCTTCGACGTCGTCAAGGACAGCATGCCGCCGCCGCGCTATCCCGTATCGCTCGCACGGGCCGGCGCCTCCGGCAGTGTCTTCCTGCTGTTGCGGGTGGGTCGCGACGGCAAAGTGCAGGAGGCGTTCGCCGAGCAGGTCAACCTGCGTTCGCTGGCCACCGAGAACGTGATGCAGAAGGTGCGCGACGGGTTCGCGCAGTCGGCGGTGAGCGCGGCACGGCGCTGGACGTTCACGCCGCCGACGCAGGGTCCGCTGGCCTCGGCCGACTACT
Encoded proteins:
- a CDS encoding monovalent cation:proton antiporter-2 (CPA2) family protein, whose protein sequence is MHGSGLELMLVFLLAAVIAVPVFKRFGLGAVLAYLVAGVVLGPDGLALVRDADRILNAAEIGVVMMLFVIGLELSPSRLRVMRKPVFGAGGLQVLLSALLLGGIALVFEHHWKTALVIGLGLALSSTAVSLQLLSERKELTSEHGRLGFAILLFQDLVAIPLLAAIPLLGGAKNETLTWTMVFHAIGAITIVILGGRLVLRQLFRIVARTRMPEVFTATALLVVLGIAWFMQLAGLSAGLGAFLAGVLLSDSEFRHELESQIDPFKGLLLGLFFIAVGMDLDLDAVAQQPELIAAGVLILLTVKFALLFGVGRWPGRLDPRGALMLAGTLWLGGEFAFVVFSEANRVRLIDVELRNQLSAIVGLSMALTPLLLLGLHRLLAEVKPRPSTTPRTFDEIPDEQPQVLIAGMGRFGQIVARLLTAQRIPFVALEHSPETVDTLRRFGNIRLYYGDPTRPDLLRAAGAQHVKVFVIAMDDPDTNIKATRLIRRMYPEARVLARARNRQHAWRLMDLSAEAYRETLGSSLEMAEQVLVELGLPPETAAEHARRFRQHDEKLLRAQYLVYDDDGAVIQTARDAVSDLEKLFEADATGGDAPPAR
- a CDS encoding prealbumin-like fold domain-containing protein, with protein sequence MRTRNVSAAAIAACMIAFASLLVPTDAWAQASSCRLEQHGGAGTFDFGPAGGGVTASATLSNMTYDATTSGTVTFVDDGGRAYPTPPSATRWLLTNSNTLTRLVITFSVPMPAHRLGLAIEDLGNGTSTTLPPYDPRITLETTGGAAPSDFVGHALGTATRALYNPATGQVSMAPRDLAAPATLRQSVFLRGDSTALVSSVSLTATGILSGDFIAIRLVSIPSCVRIAKVTTVGTGSFGFTTGGLSTWPGATPGTVTVTTTAIGTAEASPRFYYQAGITGAGVGTSPVTLSEPVPTGWRLTGAQCTDANAARNGNTGSFGTLSGGALTIPGDRMRFESDITCTFANARDVDLSILKAATPASVESGGLVAFTLTASNLTAGSLVEGAILRDPLSAGLDCTDAGLPAPVCSVSGDAQCPAPAALTAAALASPGGVSLPRLAGRASVAVTLQCRVTASGE
- a CDS encoding protein tonB; translation: MRMWMALGLLLVSTWVQAGGVGAVRKQVEMSMLVKGEISVDASGKVVDLRIDRPEQLPAGVVSFVQAQVPTWAFEPVTVDGSAVGVRNRMRLLAVAKKDDAGGYELRLQAVSFHPLERNAGFDVVKDSMPPPRYPVSLARAGASGSVFLLLRVGRDGKVQEAFAEQVNLRSLATENVMQKVRDGFAQSAVSAARRWTFTPPTQGPLASADYWTVRTTVDYLLDLDTFQYGKWVAYVPGPRQTADWVDQELAKQSPETLVGGETYALTEGELRLLTPLGSGS